One Tissierellales bacterium DNA window includes the following coding sequences:
- a CDS encoding conjugal transfer protein TraX, giving the protein MSAFILKMIAIVTMTIDHAGAVVFKDMFFLRMIGRLAFPIFAFLIANGYIYTRDRKKYAIRLFVFALVSQYPFMLAFKVGWDLNIFFTLFLGLIAIGAHEYFMEKNKSLQASLSVLVLAVLATALHTDYGYYGVFLIFLFYYYREKFSVLSISVVILNLVFCTQIAMSYNYYSPRMYVQCISCFSLIFIYFYNNERGPRLKYFFYAYYPLHLLILAYIEKLKY; this is encoded by the coding sequence ATGAGTGCATTTATACTCAAAATGATTGCCATTGTAACTATGACAATAGATCATGCTGGTGCAGTAGTATTCAAAGATATGTTTTTTCTAAGAATGATAGGAAGATTAGCATTTCCTATATTTGCTTTTTTGATAGCAAATGGATATATTTACACGCGAGATAGGAAGAAATATGCTATCAGATTATTTGTATTTGCACTTGTATCGCAATATCCTTTTATGCTAGCTTTCAAAGTAGGATGGGATTTGAATATATTTTTCACATTATTCTTGGGATTAATAGCAATAGGTGCTCACGAATATTTTATGGAAAAAAATAAATCGCTTCAAGCTAGCTTGTCGGTATTAGTATTAGCTGTTCTAGCAACAGCACTTCACACTGACTATGGATATTACGGAGTTTTTTTGATATTTCTATTTTATTATTATAGAGAAAAATTTTCTGTATTGAGTATTAGTGTAGTGATACTTAATTTGGTTTTTTGTACTCAAATTGCAATGAGTTATAATTACTATTCGCCTAGAATGTATGTGCAATGTATTTCTTGTTTCTCTCTTATTTTTATTTACTTTTATAACAATGAGAGAGGCCCTAGGTTAAAGTATTTTTTCTATGCATATTATCCGCTACATTTACTAATACTAGCTTATATAGAAAAACTCAAATATTGA
- the tyrS gene encoding tyrosine--tRNA ligase encodes MSAENIFDILKERGFIEQITHEDEVRELLAKDSVPFYVGFDPTADSLHVGHFIQVMVMMHMQRAGHCPIALVGGGTVMVGDPTGKTDMRKMLSVEAIDENVARIKSQLSKYVVLDDVKGRLVNNGDWLRNLNYIEFLRDIGKHFNVNKMLQAECFKARMEKGLSFLEFNYMIMQSYDFLELNRRYNCQLEFGGNDQWSNIIGGVNLIRKVDQKPAYGLTFKLLTTSEGKKMGKTENGAVWIDPEKTSPYELYQYFRNVEDNDVENCLALLTFIPMDEVRRLGALEGADLNAAKEILAFEVTKIIHSEEDAKKAQDTARALFSGNGVPVDAPATAMDKSEFENGLGLLALLTQLGLTKSNGEARRLVQQGGISIDGEKITDPKFEVGLDLFKNGEILIKKGKKVYHKVTL; translated from the coding sequence ATGTCAGCAGAAAATATTTTTGATATTTTAAAGGAAAGAGGATTCATTGAACAAATAACACACGAGGATGAAGTTAGAGAGCTTTTAGCAAAAGATTCTGTTCCTTTTTATGTAGGTTTTGACCCTACCGCAGATAGTTTACATGTTGGTCATTTCATACAAGTTATGGTAATGATGCATATGCAAAGAGCAGGTCACTGTCCTATCGCTTTAGTTGGTGGAGGAACTGTAATGGTAGGCGATCCAACTGGTAAAACTGATATGCGTAAAATGTTAAGTGTAGAAGCTATAGATGAAAATGTAGCTAGAATTAAATCTCAGCTTTCAAAATACGTAGTATTAGATGATGTAAAAGGCAGATTAGTAAACAATGGAGATTGGCTTAGAAATCTAAACTATATAGAATTTCTAAGAGATATTGGAAAGCATTTCAATGTAAATAAAATGCTTCAAGCAGAATGCTTTAAAGCAAGAATGGAAAAAGGTCTATCATTCTTAGAGTTTAACTACATGATTATGCAATCATACGACTTTTTAGAGCTTAACAGAAGATACAATTGTCAACTTGAATTTGGTGGAAACGATCAATGGTCAAATATAATCGGTGGTGTAAACCTTATAAGAAAAGTTGACCAAAAGCCTGCTTATGGTCTTACGTTTAAACTTCTTACTACTAGTGAAGGCAAGAAAATGGGAAAAACTGAAAATGGTGCTGTATGGATAGATCCTGAGAAAACTAGTCCATACGAATTATACCAATACTTCAGAAATGTCGAAGACAATGATGTTGAAAATTGTCTAGCTCTTCTTACATTTATACCAATGGATGAAGTTAGAAGATTAGGTGCTTTAGAGGGAGCAGATTTGAATGCTGCTAAAGAAATATTAGCATTTGAAGTAACTAAAATCATTCACAGCGAAGAAGATGCTAAAAAAGCACAAGACACTGCAAGAGCTCTATTTAGTGGAAATGGCGTTCCAGTAGATGCTCCAGCTACTGCTATGGACAAATCTGAATTTGAAAATGGGCTAGGTCTTTTGGCTTTATTAACACAATTAGGACTTACAAAATCTAATGGTGAAGCTAGAAGATTAGTTCAGCAAGGTGGTATTTCAATTGACGGAGAAAAAATAACAGATCCAAAATTCGAAGTTGGTTTGGACTTATTTAAAAATGGTGAAATACTAATTAAAAAAGGGAAAAAAGTATACCACAAAGTAACATTATAA
- a CDS encoding CoA pyrophosphatase — MKKSDLPINVNKAYAVLIPMIELDGEMKIVLERRALNIPQPDEISFPGGGIEEGEKARDAAIRETVEELGVNSSEIELREELPPLFTPFNTIIYPFIGLIKSKEFKPNEAEVSELIFLGLKELRNLKAEIYRSDISLNLPEDFPFDKIPNGEEYDWKKGHYDIYFYQLKDTTIWGITARLLYEFEKICN; from the coding sequence ATGAAGAAATCAGATTTGCCTATAAATGTAAACAAAGCTTATGCTGTTCTAATTCCGATGATTGAATTAGATGGTGAAATGAAAATTGTATTGGAAAGAAGAGCTTTAAATATACCTCAGCCCGACGAAATATCATTTCCAGGAGGTGGTATAGAGGAGGGCGAAAAAGCTAGAGATGCAGCTATAAGAGAAACGGTAGAAGAATTAGGAGTGAATTCAAGCGAGATAGAGTTAAGAGAAGAACTTCCACCACTATTTACACCATTTAATACAATAATTTATCCATTTATAGGATTGATAAAATCAAAAGAATTTAAACCAAATGAAGCAGAAGTATCTGAACTCATATTCTTAGGATTGAAAGAACTTAGAAATTTGAAGGCAGAGATATATAGGTCTGATATAAGTCTTAACTTGCCAGAAGATTTTCCATTTGATAAAATACCAAATGGAGAAGAATATGATTGGAAAAAGGGACACTATGATATTTACTTTTATCAATTGAAAGATACAACTATTTGGGGAATTACGGCTAGATTACTATATGAGTTTGAGAAGATATGTAATTAA